In Hyperolius riggenbachi isolate aHypRig1 chromosome 1, aHypRig1.pri, whole genome shotgun sequence, the genomic window ATCTGATACCCGTTATTGACCCTGCTGTATACCGACTACGCTTACACCTTACGAATCTGTACTGCGATaaaaacttgtgcacaagtactgACCGATCTGAACCTCATTctgtattgtattatctgtacctATTGTCTTGTCACCCTCCAGGGTGATAGATATTCTTCAATGTCTGCAAGATCACTTGTGTTTTTGACACAGTCTACTTTTCTCCATTGTTAGTGAATAAACACCATACatggaaaaaaatatatcaattaTAACAGACTCGTGTAACTTATTGCTTTGCCTTCCTTATTGCAGACAGTGAAAGCTGCTTCAGATGTCCTGATGAAGAGTGGCCTGATGACGGGAAAGTGAGATGTGTTCCCAAAACCTATGACTATCTATCTTATGAAACTAATGTTCTGCCTTTAATGTTTTCATTGACAACTTTAATATTTTCTTCCATAACAATCTTAACTTTATGGATCTTTATTCATTACTGGGACTCTCCAGTTGTGAAGGCCAATAACAGGACTGTGAGCATCATTCTCCTGACCTCCATCCTGCTGAGCctcctctgtgtcttcttgttcctCGGACGTCCTGTGGATATAACCTGCGTGCTCAGACAGGTCTCATTTGGGATCTTCTTCTCCATCTCACTATCCTGTGTTCTGGCCAAGACTGTCACTGTCTGCATTGCCTTCAAAGCCACCAAACCTGGAAGCTACTGGAGAAAActaattaaaatcaaaatctcTAATTCTTTAGTTGCTATCTGTTCCTGTGTACAAGGTCTTATTTGTGTAATTTGGTTGTCAGTGTCTTCTCCCTATCAAGAATATGACATGCACTCTTACCCTGGAGTAATAATCATCCAGTgtaatgaggggtcagtgattggCTTCTACTCTGTGTTGGGTTATATGGGGTTTCTGGCTGCTGTAAGTTTTCTTCTGGCTTTCATGGTGAGGACATTACCGGACAGCTTTAATGAAGCCAAGtacatcacgttcagcatgctggtgttctgcagtgtaTGGATTGCTACAATGCCGGTTTATCTGAGCAGCAGAGGGAAAAATATGGTGGCTGTGGAGATATTTGCCATCCTGACCTCCAGCGCTGGAATCTTAGGCTGCATATTCTTCCCAAAATGTTATATTATGCTTTTCCAGCCTGAGTTAAACAGTAGAAAAAATAACTGTAGTAGATTATGAATCTAGGAAGCTGTGTAGTTCATGCAGGGATCATACGTATGCTTAATTTTTGGTGTACTATTTACTAATCTTCCTCAAATAAAATCCTAGATTGCTAagtaattgtgtttgttttccaaGGTTCTTTTCAGTTCCTTCGTAGCTCAGGAAAAGTAAAGTTAACCAAAAATGAGAAAACTCTCTTCTGGTTTAATACTTACCTTGCTCCAACCAGCCTGTTGTCTCAGGACTATCCTTGATACAGCTATTCCTCCAAAGAGCTCTTCATGCCTACTGGTGCTCTCAAATAGTTTTGAGGATGAATGCATCCCTACTACGCATGTTCCAGTCCAGACTTGCACATTCAGAATAGTGATTGACTACATGAGGAAGTAAGTAGTCCCAAAGAGCTATTAGACCGAGTGGGGTCAAATAGCTTTACCAGAGGAAGTTGCCGGTACAACAGGCCAGATAGAGTGGCCAATTGTAAAGGGAATGTCTGATgctatccagagtcttccctcttcaaGTTACCCGTCAAACCTGAAGTGAGCTTTACTTTAAGAAGAAAATAATATTATATGAGACAGCTTATTTATTGATCTAAAATGGAAATTGTATTTTATTACTGGTAAAAGTTTAGCTTCTTTTCCAGTTTTCTAATGGAGCCTGAGCTTCACCCTAGAGGGCAGGTTTCCTGCTCTCCCACCAATGGCCCGTGATAGGTGAATATGTGATATCCAATATGGCTGCCTCTTTTCTTGTGGACTATTTGTGAAGAATCGCGGAATGGCCGCCGCGGACTCTGGCGGcgtggcggccgtttccgcgtccactCCGGGGGTTTacacgcggcgacatgtgtctgatgttatGCAGccctcctgtgcacataggctgcgcAATATGCGCGCGCGCACGGCAAGACaggagctttatgggaagcagagagggatcagctgacctctcCGGTCAGCTGATCCAGGGCTGGATGCGGATTGGCTgaaggggactgggcggcgctagctggcgctgcactatataacctcttgtccctcagtctcacattgtctgccgttgcaaatgcttacgtgttagcacacagacctcagtcagatcctacagtgtggttgaacgaggatggacctgggaatccacactgagctagattaccttctcatgttatgttgttctatgttatgctttagaccagttccagggtgttgtgactacggacctcacacccaagactaggatactgtgtcagttctatgttatgccttagaccagttccagggtgttgtgactacggacctcacacccaagacgaggatactgtgtcagttctatgttatgctttagaccagttccagggtgttgtgactatggacctcacaaccaagactaggatactgtgtcagttctatgttatgctttagaccagttccagggtgttgtgactacggacctcacacccaagactaggatactgtgtcattcctATGTTATGTGTtaaactagttccggggtgttgtaccTACAAACCACACACTCGGGACTAGCACTGTATACTGGTACCTCCTTGGTACGCCACTAGGCTGTGGTGAGATAGGTTCTCACAAGCTGATAGGGCACATCTGTTCAtagtagcagcagggcttcctgcaaccaggcCGAGGTCccactcctagggagcctttggcctaaaGGAATTCACCCACGGTTAGGGGTGGATGTCCTTCTCCTCACTGCCCCAgtcttcctggcagtttcctctcaaagtattactggtaTCTTGTACACTCTcgccttaggtgtccagaggttagacatacctggattattagtgattctgcagatcattcataatccggtgtatatcggcattattggtgagtctgcagcccaccaataatcagattctctctgcgtgttggcaccgatcgttacactattgAGTGGAATTCCCTGTGATAacatttttcttaaaggacacccgaagtgaaaataaacaaatgaaataagcaactgtatctatcttccttcttctaaaaatgattttttaagatattcaacagttttattttatgtttaaaactacttttacgttttaactgttttattgtttttgctcaatgacacattcattgaagtatgccagagctaaaatctatgagctattgaccctttttatctctttcctgctctcataagccattttctgctaggaaagtgttttatagttggaatttcttatcagtgagggtcacactgtagtcacttcctgtctgagtcaggactgagtcatccacttacatacctgatgtttaactctttcaggcagagaaagaaaaaaaggaacacagcctagttatttgtgtgctaggtactgtacatacccatgtctatctcatcatgtcacatgtcacctcgggtatccttttagGCACAGTATAATTGTGTGATAAATACTTTTGTAATGACAAAAAGTGTGAAATATGCCTAAAATCCttaaaccacttcaggaccgtacACAATGcattgatgatgaagaagaagaaccagatgatgatgatgatgatgatgatgatgaagaagaagacaaagaagaaccaggtggagaagaagatgaaaaaccaagtgaagatgaaccagaagaagaagaaccaggtgaagaagaagaagaagaagaaccaggtgccagtgaagaagaaggtgatgaagatgatggtgatgatgacaagaaagaagatggtaaaacagaaaaaaaagatggtgaagaaaaagatggagagaagaaaaagaagaaagtgaagacggtgaagaagaataaacaagaaatgcagaaaaaagttttccatcattttttttttacatacacctatttaattgtgatttcccttttaaaaaaaaattgcttgaaggccatccgaattcgtgatcacaacTATTACCCGAATTCAATTACCGATCACAACTCAAATTCAAATCGAATTCGATGGGCGTGATCACGagcgaatccgaatttgacccggacccgaatttgaatgtactcgaatcgaatttgggtataTTCGAGCATGCctgtttaataccaccagtcactgtacctgtttatggtatgtgtgcgtgagacagctgcacatttgtaatacccagcagcactgcatatacctacctgttgttcagtgcacccacctacccacgtgagcgcgggcagtgtgatatttaatctcCTGCCGGCAaacgtcacgctgatgggcgtggccgtggtggcagccccaggaccgcctaacgccaatcggcataAAGATCTGGggacagctaatgcaggagatcatgcacaggctgcgcgcgcatcccctgcttggggggcgtagctccgtcccgccttcagtctccgagcggcaatcgtcgCTCGAGAgagtgttagacggcgtaatcaccatctatttgcatgtacagcgctgtgatcagcagcagcgctgtactggggacagccatgtgacatggctgtctccTCCATTGGCCCAGAAGTCAtagcctgaagcctatgacagccgatcacagtgataggctggaggggggagggagggaaaggccactgtaggggaaataaagaaatatgcagttttgataaaaaaataaataaatatttataaaaaaaaaaaaaaaaccacctggggtgcaatcagactccaccaacagagagctctgttggtggggaataaagggggggatcacttgtgtgctgagttgtgcagccctgcagcttagccttaaagctgcagtggccaattttacaaaaaaaggcctggtctttagggttgctcgatgtaccaaaattcgatttgggtacattcgaattcgggtccggggcAAATTCGGATTCAAATTCGATTGCGATGACCGAATTCATTTCAAATTTGAATTCGGATTGTGTTCGGtaaaaatttgtgttcgcgaatttggatgcgtttttttttaaagggaaatcacatttaaataggtgtaataaaaaaaaaaagggagggagggaaaacttcttactgcatttcttgtttatttttcttcaccatcttcaccatcttctttttgttctctccatctttttcttcaccgtcttcgtTTTCTGTTTTAACATCTTCTTTCTCATCATCAATCATTACTATAATCTTCATCATCTTattcttcactggcatctggttcttcaagttcttcttcaattggtttttcatcttcttctttacctggttcttctgcgtcttcttattctccttcttcatcatcatctggttcttcttcttcatcatctggttcttcttctttatcgtctggttcttcttcatcatcatctgtttcttcttcttcaatcatctgttttttcttcttcttcacctgttttttcttcatctggttcttcttcttcatcatctggttcttcttcttcacctggttcttcttcttcttcttcacctggtatttcttcttcttcacatggttattcttcttcttcaccgtccaccaccatctttttttttgttgtttcgtGTTCATATTCTTGCTCTTGAA contains:
- the LOC137544467 gene encoding vomeronasal type-2 receptor 26-like encodes the protein MPKSRCNDRCPPGYRKIHNGGIFVCCYDCIPCSEGEMANVTDSESCFRCPDEEWPDDGKVRCVPKTYDYLSYETNVLPLMFSLTTLIFSSITILTLWIFIHYWDSPVVKANNRTVSIILLTSILLSLLCVFLFLGRPVDITCVLRQVSFGIFFSISLSCVLAKTVTVCIAFKATKPGSYWRKLIKIKISNSLVAICSCVQGLICVIWLSVSSPYQEYDMHSYPGVIIIQCNEGSVIGFYSVLGYMGFLAAVSFLLAFMVRTLPDSFNEAKYITFSMLVFCSVWIATMPVYLSSRGKNMVAVEIFAILTSSAGILGCIFFPKCYIMLFQPELNSRKNNCSRL